The Streptomyces sp. NBC_01255 genome window below encodes:
- a CDS encoding HNH endonuclease has product MTSGPRYTRERLTEAAARCSNMDEVVAFFDSPPYGNLRRYLLKRFDHYGIDVSHLIHRKRRGGQPPRPAPGELRQAVDQAISAAGALRILGRPCTGQMRTLFQQWAEEDGLSTSHFLGQAHQRGKQGPTTVRPPEDILVRHDRGRRTRSHLLRRALHESGVPEECADCGVGTKWLGKPMTLEVDHINGDWGDDRIENLRLLCPNCHATTNTWCRGGKRSAGS; this is encoded by the coding sequence GTGACCAGCGGCCCGCGATACACCCGCGAGCGATTGACCGAAGCCGCCGCGCGATGCTCGAACATGGACGAGGTCGTCGCTTTCTTCGACTCGCCGCCGTACGGCAACCTCCGCCGCTACCTGCTGAAGCGCTTCGATCACTACGGAATCGACGTCTCGCACCTCATCCACCGGAAGCGGCGCGGCGGACAGCCTCCTCGCCCAGCGCCGGGCGAGTTGAGGCAAGCCGTCGACCAGGCCATCTCCGCGGCCGGCGCCCTCCGCATCCTGGGCAGGCCCTGCACGGGACAGATGCGCACGCTGTTCCAGCAATGGGCCGAGGAGGACGGTCTCAGTACGTCCCACTTCCTGGGGCAGGCACACCAGCGGGGAAAGCAGGGGCCCACTACGGTCAGGCCACCCGAGGACATTCTTGTGCGCCACGACCGGGGGCGCCGGACCAGAAGTCACCTGCTCCGGCGAGCGCTCCACGAGTCCGGCGTCCCCGAGGAGTGCGCCGACTGCGGCGTCGGCACCAAGTGGCTCGGCAAGCCCATGACTCTGGAGGTCGACCACATCAACGGGGACTGGGGCGACGACCGAATCGAGAACCTGCGGCTTCTCTGCCCCAACTGCCATGCGACCACGAACACCTGGTGTCGAGGAGGCAAGCGGTCGGCCGGGAGTTAG
- a CDS encoding HNH endonuclease signature motif containing protein — translation MGTSAYTQERLEAAARGARTLTEALERLEVDPKSPTRRYVRERMRKLGVDISHFEREGTRWAREVLAEAVAASTNMCEVLRRLGVEVVGGQHTHISRRIKAYGIDTSHFHAPSRRGKPWRPRTVEALLIEQTGPQTRRVPSDRIAWAMTESGVHKECATCDTGAVWRGRPLPLEVDHIDGDWRNNRIENLRFLCPNCHSATDNYRGRGRRRPS, via the coding sequence ATGGGGACGAGCGCGTACACGCAGGAACGACTCGAAGCGGCGGCACGGGGAGCACGGACGCTGACGGAGGCGCTGGAGCGACTGGAGGTGGATCCGAAGAGCCCGACGCGACGGTACGTACGGGAGCGGATGCGGAAGCTGGGGGTGGACATCTCGCACTTCGAGCGGGAGGGGACCCGCTGGGCCCGTGAAGTCCTGGCGGAGGCCGTAGCCGCCTCGACGAACATGTGCGAGGTGCTGCGACGACTCGGAGTGGAGGTCGTCGGCGGGCAGCACACCCACATCAGCCGGCGGATCAAGGCGTACGGCATCGACACCTCGCACTTCCATGCACCGTCCCGGCGGGGAAAGCCCTGGCGCCCCCGGACCGTCGAGGCTCTGCTCATCGAGCAGACCGGCCCGCAGACCCGACGAGTCCCGAGCGACCGGATCGCCTGGGCGATGACGGAGTCGGGGGTACATAAGGAGTGCGCAACGTGTGACACAGGGGCTGTATGGCGCGGCCGACCGCTCCCTCTGGAGGTCGACCACATCGACGGCGACTGGCGCAACAACCGGATCGAGAACCTGCGGTTTCTCTGCCCCAACTGCCACTCGGCAACCGACAACTACCGGGGGCGCGGCAGGAGGCGGCCCTCGTGA
- the bcp gene encoding thioredoxin-dependent thiol peroxidase, which translates to MSERLQPGDTAPAFTLPDADGNEVSLAEHKGRKVIVYFYPAALTPGCTKQACDFTDNLDLLTGAGYDVIGVSPDKPEKLAKFREKENLKVTLVGDPEKTTLEAYGAFGEKKLYGKTVTGVIRSTIVVDEDGNVEHAFYNVKATGHVAKIIRDLGI; encoded by the coding sequence ATGAGCGAGCGACTGCAGCCCGGCGACACCGCCCCCGCCTTCACCCTGCCCGACGCGGACGGCAACGAGGTCTCCCTCGCGGAGCACAAGGGCCGCAAGGTCATCGTCTACTTCTACCCGGCGGCCCTCACCCCCGGCTGCACGAAGCAGGCCTGCGACTTCACCGACAACCTGGACCTGCTGACGGGCGCGGGCTACGACGTCATCGGCGTCTCCCCCGACAAGCCGGAGAAGCTGGCGAAGTTCCGCGAGAAGGAGAACCTGAAGGTCACGCTGGTCGGCGACCCGGAGAAGACGACCCTGGAGGCGTACGGCGCCTTCGGCGAGAAGAAGCTCTACGGCAAGACGGTGACGGGCGTGATCCGCTCGACGATCGTCGTCGACGAGGACGGCAACGTCGAACACGCCTTCTACAACGTGAAGGCGACGGGCCACGTAGCCAAGATCATCAGGGACCTGGGCATCTGA
- a CDS encoding DUF3618 domain-containing protein, translated as MSDARTPAQIEADIVRRREQLAVTLDEIGIRVHPKTIIGDAKAKVASTVDQTAGRAFVAVNRVVSDVKARFTHEDGAPRLERVVPVALVAVAVVGLIAASSRRSKG; from the coding sequence GTGTCGGACGCCAGGACCCCTGCGCAGATCGAGGCGGACATCGTCCGCCGGCGCGAGCAGCTCGCCGTCACTCTCGACGAGATCGGCATTCGGGTGCACCCGAAGACGATCATCGGGGACGCCAAGGCCAAGGTCGCCTCGACGGTCGACCAGACCGCCGGCCGCGCCTTCGTCGCCGTCAACCGGGTCGTCTCGGACGTGAAGGCCCGTTTCACCCACGAGGACGGCGCCCCCCGCCTGGAGCGGGTGGTGCCGGTGGCGCTCGTGGCCGTCGCGGTGGTCGGGCTGATCGCCGCGTCCTCCCGCAGAAGCAAGGGATGA
- a CDS encoding GroES family chaperonin, with amino-acid sequence MSENTHDKLPIRMLHDRVLVRTDSPEGERRSGGGILIPATAAVGRRLSWAEVVAVGQNVRTVEIGDRVLYDPEDRAEVEVRGTAYVLMRERDLHAVAADRFQGATDSTGLYL; translated from the coding sequence GTGAGCGAGAACACGCACGACAAGCTGCCCATCCGGATGCTCCACGACCGGGTCCTGGTCCGCACCGACTCCCCCGAGGGGGAGCGGCGCTCCGGGGGCGGCATCCTGATCCCGGCGACCGCCGCCGTCGGCCGTCGCCTGTCCTGGGCCGAGGTGGTCGCGGTCGGTCAGAACGTCCGGACCGTCGAGATCGGCGACCGGGTGCTGTACGACCCCGAGGACCGTGCCGAGGTCGAGGTGCGGGGCACCGCGTACGTACTGATGCGGGAGCGCGACCTGCACGCGGTGGCCGCGGACCGTTTCCAGGGTGCGACGGATTCGACCGGCCTGTACCTGTAG
- a CDS encoding DMT family transporter encodes MAWVLLVIAGLLEVGWSIGMKYTDGFTRLWPSVFTGAGIVASMLLLSHAAKTLPIGTAYGVWVGIGAAGAAVLGMVVLGEPATAARIFFVCLLLVAVVGLKATSGH; translated from the coding sequence ATGGCCTGGGTTCTTCTCGTCATCGCTGGTCTGCTCGAAGTCGGCTGGTCGATCGGTATGAAGTACACCGACGGCTTCACGCGGCTCTGGCCCAGCGTGTTCACCGGCGCCGGGATCGTCGCCTCCATGCTGCTGCTGTCGCACGCCGCCAAGACGCTGCCCATCGGTACGGCGTACGGCGTGTGGGTCGGTATCGGCGCGGCCGGTGCGGCGGTGCTCGGCATGGTGGTGCTCGGTGAGCCGGCGACCGCCGCCCGGATCTTCTTCGTCTGTCTGCTCCTGGTCGCCGTGGTGGGTCTGAAGGCGACCTCCGGTCACTGA
- a CDS encoding transglycosylase domain-containing protein — MPPSSGTSDTPRPSRPGWEPRDPTLSAPPPPARKRPPRAGRLRRALRTLFGLALLGALLLAGAFVAGYLLVDIPPANAAALAQSNVYLYRDGSPIARDGEVNRENVRLDQVPLDVRQAVLAAEDRDFHTSRAVDPKAMVRAAWNTVTGKGRQSGSTITQQYVKNYYLGQEQTLTRKAKEFFIAIKLGREKSAEDILQGYLNTSYFGRNAYGIQAAARAYYGKDVEQLDTAEGAYLASLLKAPSAYDVTTHPENRGKAVARWNYVLDGMVTEGWLGRADRAAARFPLPQTARPATGLSGQRGYLVQAVEEYLTGRGVIDEKTLAGGGFRITTTLERTKQETLVQAVEDRVISLLAPDRTPADRYVRVGAAAVDPATGKVLAMYGGIDYTQQYVNNATRRDYQVGSTFKPFVFTAAVQSGAQTQYGMPITPYTLYDGTNRRPVEGWSGSPYDPANEDDASYGEIAVGEATDLSVNAVYAQMAVDVGPAHVRRTAIALGLPGSTPDLTASPSIALGPATASVLDMASAYATLAAHGRHGTYTLVEAVTRGGETVDLPSRPARQAVSREAADTTTSILRSVVETGTGTAAQVAGRPAAGKTGTAEDDKAAWFAGYTPELATVVALMGQDPESGRQEPLYGALGQPRINGGGAPAEIWAQFTRDALTGSAPRDFDLRLMPGAEEMPPEPPMPDGEEDSYLTGEAGPGAAVSRSPLPTPGTPRQ; from the coding sequence ATGCCCCCTTCCTCCGGTACGAGCGACACGCCCCGGCCATCCCGTCCGGGCTGGGAGCCGAGGGACCCCACCCTCTCCGCTCCGCCACCTCCCGCGCGAAAGCGTCCCCCGCGCGCCGGACGCCTCCGACGCGCCCTGCGGACCCTGTTCGGCCTCGCCCTGCTCGGCGCGCTGCTCCTCGCCGGAGCCTTCGTCGCCGGCTACCTCCTGGTGGACATCCCGCCCGCCAACGCCGCCGCCCTGGCCCAGTCCAACGTCTACCTCTACCGCGACGGCAGCCCCATCGCCCGCGACGGCGAGGTCAACCGCGAGAACGTCCGGCTCGACCAGGTCCCCCTCGACGTCCGCCAGGCCGTCCTCGCCGCCGAGGACCGCGACTTCCACACCTCGCGCGCCGTCGACCCCAAGGCCATGGTCCGCGCCGCCTGGAACACCGTCACCGGCAAGGGCCGCCAGTCCGGCTCCACCATCACCCAGCAGTACGTCAAGAACTACTACCTCGGCCAGGAGCAGACCCTCACCCGCAAGGCCAAGGAGTTCTTCATCGCGATCAAACTGGGCCGCGAGAAGAGCGCGGAGGACATCCTCCAGGGCTACCTGAACACCAGCTACTTCGGCCGGAACGCCTACGGGATCCAGGCCGCCGCCCGCGCCTACTACGGCAAGGACGTCGAACAGCTCGACACCGCCGAAGGCGCGTACCTCGCCTCCCTCCTCAAGGCCCCCAGCGCCTACGACGTCACCACCCACCCCGAGAACCGGGGCAAGGCCGTCGCCCGCTGGAACTACGTCCTCGACGGCATGGTCACCGAGGGCTGGCTCGGCCGCGCCGACCGCGCCGCCGCCCGCTTCCCCCTCCCCCAGACCGCCCGCCCCGCCACCGGCCTCTCCGGACAGCGCGGCTACCTCGTCCAGGCCGTCGAGGAGTACCTGACCGGCCGCGGCGTCATCGACGAGAAGACCCTCGCCGGCGGCGGCTTCCGCATCACCACCACCCTGGAGCGCACCAAGCAGGAGACGCTCGTCCAGGCCGTCGAGGACCGGGTCATCTCCCTGCTCGCCCCGGACCGCACCCCCGCCGACCGCTACGTACGCGTCGGGGCGGCGGCCGTCGACCCGGCGACCGGCAAGGTCCTCGCGATGTACGGCGGCATCGACTACACCCAGCAGTACGTCAACAACGCCACGCGCCGCGACTACCAGGTCGGCTCCACCTTCAAGCCCTTCGTCTTCACCGCCGCCGTGCAGAGCGGGGCGCAGACCCAGTACGGGATGCCCATCACCCCGTACACCCTGTACGACGGGACCAACCGGCGCCCGGTCGAGGGCTGGAGCGGCAGCCCCTACGACCCCGCCAACGAGGACGACGCCAGCTACGGCGAGATCGCCGTCGGCGAGGCCACCGACCTGTCGGTGAACGCCGTGTACGCCCAGATGGCCGTCGACGTCGGCCCCGCGCACGTACGGCGGACCGCCATCGCCCTCGGCCTGCCCGGCTCCACCCCCGACCTCACCGCCTCCCCCTCCATCGCCCTCGGCCCGGCCACCGCCAGCGTCCTCGACATGGCCTCGGCCTACGCGACGCTGGCCGCGCACGGCCGGCACGGCACGTACACCCTCGTCGAGGCCGTCACGAGGGGCGGCGAGACGGTCGACCTGCCGTCCCGCCCGGCCCGGCAGGCAGTCAGCCGGGAGGCCGCCGACACGACCACGTCGATCCTGCGGAGCGTCGTCGAGACGGGCACGGGCACGGCGGCGCAGGTCGCGGGGCGGCCGGCGGCGGGCAAGACGGGCACGGCGGAGGACGACAAGGCCGCCTGGTTCGCCGGCTACACCCCGGAACTCGCGACGGTCGTCGCGCTGATGGGCCAGGACCCCGAATCGGGACGCCAGGAACCGCTCTACGGAGCGCTCGGACAGCCCCGGATCAACGGCGGCGGCGCGCCGGCCGAGATCTGGGCCCAGTTCACCCGGGATGCGCTGACGGGATCGGCACCGCGCGACTTCGACCTCCGGCTGATGCCGGGGGCGGAGGAGATGCCCCCGGAACCGCCGATGCCGGACGGCGAGGAGGATTCGTACCTGACGGGCGAGGCGGGCCCGGGGGCCGCGGTCTCCCGCAGCCCCCTACCCACGCCTGGCACCCCTCGTCAGTGA
- a CDS encoding ABC transporter permease, translating to MRLYATVAAGGFRRHATYRVATVAGVFTNTVFGFILSYTYIALWDERPQLGGYSMDDALAYVWIGQALITVCGLMGGGFEEELIERIRTGDIAVDLYRPADLQTWWFSANLGRSAYQLLGRGVVPMAVGALVFDFTLPQGPGTWLAFLVAVALGATVSFAIWYLVAMSAFWLLDGQGVVQVAWLGGLFFSGMLLPLNVFPGALGELARVLPWASMLQVPADVYLGKYAGGRELAGAYAFQGCWALVLFGAGRAAQAAATRKVVVQGG from the coding sequence CTGCGGCTGTACGCGACGGTGGCCGCGGGTGGCTTCCGGCGCCATGCGACCTACCGCGTGGCGACGGTGGCGGGGGTGTTCACCAACACCGTCTTCGGCTTCATCCTGTCGTACACGTACATCGCCCTGTGGGACGAACGGCCGCAGCTCGGCGGCTACTCCATGGACGACGCCCTCGCCTATGTGTGGATCGGTCAGGCGCTGATCACCGTCTGCGGGCTGATGGGCGGCGGCTTCGAGGAGGAGCTGATCGAGCGGATCAGGACCGGGGACATCGCGGTCGACCTCTACCGTCCCGCCGACCTCCAGACCTGGTGGTTCTCCGCGAACCTCGGCCGGTCGGCCTACCAGCTGCTCGGCCGCGGGGTCGTCCCGATGGCAGTCGGCGCGCTCGTCTTCGACTTCACCCTGCCGCAGGGCCCCGGGACATGGCTCGCGTTCCTGGTGGCGGTGGCGCTCGGCGCGACCGTCAGCTTCGCGATCTGGTACCTCGTGGCGATGAGCGCGTTCTGGCTGCTCGACGGCCAGGGCGTGGTGCAGGTGGCCTGGCTGGGCGGCCTGTTCTTCTCGGGGATGCTGCTCCCGCTGAACGTCTTCCCGGGCGCGCTGGGCGAGCTGGCACGGGTGCTGCCGTGGGCGTCGATGCTCCAGGTGCCGGCCGACGTGTACCTGGGGAAGTACGCGGGCGGGCGGGAGCTGGCGGGGGCGTACGCCTTCCAGGGGTGCTGGGCGCTGGTGCTGTTCGGGGCGGGGCGTGCGGCGCAGGCGGCGGCGACGCGGAAGGTGGTGGTGCAGGGTGGCTGA
- a CDS encoding ABC transporter permease, translating into MVAGMWIRSTMTYRSSFALTLATSFCVTFFDFVVILLMFGQVKGLGGFSFAEVALLYGTTGTSFGIADLTMGSLQRMGKRVRDGSLDTFLMRPAPLLAQVAADKFALRRFGRVAQGLLVLVWALVLLDVAWTPVKVLLLPVMLLSGAVIFAALMVLGASVLFWVQDAAEVTNSFTYGGNTLLQYPPTIFAQELVRGVVYVVPLAFVNWLPALYVLGRPAPEGVPDWAVFASPLVAAVCCGVAGLAWRAGIRSYRSTGS; encoded by the coding sequence ATGGTCGCCGGGATGTGGATCCGGTCGACGATGACGTACCGCTCCTCCTTCGCCCTGACCCTGGCCACCAGCTTCTGCGTCACCTTCTTCGACTTCGTCGTCATCCTGCTGATGTTCGGTCAGGTGAAGGGCCTGGGCGGCTTCTCCTTCGCGGAGGTCGCGCTGCTGTACGGGACGACGGGCACGTCCTTCGGGATCGCGGACCTGACGATGGGCTCGCTCCAGCGGATGGGGAAGCGGGTCAGGGACGGCTCGCTCGACACGTTCCTGATGCGCCCGGCGCCGCTGCTCGCGCAGGTCGCGGCGGACAAGTTCGCGCTGCGCCGGTTCGGGCGGGTCGCGCAGGGCCTGCTGGTCCTCGTCTGGGCCCTGGTCCTGCTGGACGTGGCCTGGACGCCGGTGAAGGTGCTGCTCCTGCCGGTGATGCTGCTCTCCGGGGCGGTGATCTTCGCGGCGCTGATGGTGCTGGGCGCGTCCGTCCTGTTCTGGGTGCAGGACGCGGCCGAGGTCACGAACTCGTTCACGTACGGCGGGAACACGCTGCTCCAGTACCCGCCGACGATCTTCGCGCAGGAGCTGGTGCGGGGGGTCGTGTACGTCGTACCGCTGGCGTTCGTGAACTGGCTGCCCGCGCTGTACGTCCTCGGCCGGCCGGCCCCGGAGGGCGTGCCGGACTGGGCGGTGTTCGCGTCGCCGCTGGTGGCGGCGGTCTGCTGCGGGGTGGCGGGGCTCGCGTGGCGGGCGGGAATCCGTTCGTACCGATCGACAGGAAGCTGA
- a CDS encoding ABC transporter ATP-binding protein translates to MSEVKPFIELDSLEKTFTVRRKEGLLRRSKREVRAVDGISFGVDRGEMVGYIGPNGAGKSTTIKMLTGILTPSGGRLRVAGIDPSRERTRLAQRIGVVFGQRTTLWWDLPLKDSYRLMHRMYRIPDARFRENLDRCVELLELGDLLDVPVRQLSLGQRMRGDIAAALLHDPEVLYLDEPTIGLDVVSKARVREFLKELNTTQGTTVLLTTHDLTDIEQLCSRVMVIDHGKLMYDGELAGLHAVGESERLLVVDLERELPPIEVPGARFVRREGPRQWLAFPASSSAAPLVAEVAARYPLLDLSVREPDIEAVIAKMYGGTREERRESLM, encoded by the coding sequence ATGTCCGAGGTCAAGCCGTTCATCGAACTCGACTCCCTGGAGAAGACCTTCACGGTCCGCCGCAAGGAGGGGTTGCTGCGGCGGTCGAAGCGCGAGGTCCGGGCGGTCGACGGCATCAGCTTCGGCGTCGACCGCGGGGAGATGGTCGGCTACATCGGCCCGAACGGGGCCGGGAAGTCGACCACGATCAAGATGCTCACCGGCATCCTGACCCCCAGCGGGGGCCGGCTGCGGGTCGCGGGCATCGACCCGTCGCGCGAGCGCACCCGCCTGGCGCAACGGATAGGAGTGGTATTCGGCCAGCGGACGACGCTCTGGTGGGACCTGCCGCTGAAGGACTCGTACCGGCTGATGCACCGCATGTACCGGATCCCGGACGCCCGCTTCCGGGAGAACCTCGACCGCTGCGTGGAGCTCCTGGAGCTGGGTGACCTCCTCGACGTACCCGTCCGCCAGCTCTCCCTCGGCCAGCGGATGCGCGGCGACATCGCGGCGGCTCTGCTCCACGACCCGGAGGTGCTGTATCTGGACGAGCCGACGATCGGCCTGGATGTGGTGTCGAAGGCGAGGGTGAGGGAGTTCCTGAAGGAACTCAACACGACGCAGGGCACGACGGTCCTGCTCACCACCCACGACCTGACCGACATCGAGCAGCTGTGCTCGCGGGTGATGGTGATCGACCACGGGAAGCTGATGTACGACGGGGAACTGGCCGGGCTGCACGCGGTCGGCGAGAGCGAGCGGCTCCTGGTGGTGGACCTGGAGCGGGAACTGCCCCCGATCGAGGTGCCGGGAGCCCGCTTCGTACGGAGGGAGGGCCCCCGCCAGTGGCTGGCCTTCCCGGCCTCGTCCTCGGCGGCGCCGCTGGTGGCGGAGGTGGCGGCGAGGTACCCCCTTCTCGACCTCTCGGTGCGGGAGCCCGACATCGAGGCGGTGATCGCGAAGATGTACGGGGGAACTCGCGAGGAGCGCCGGGAGTCCCTGATGTAG